One Staphylococcus ratti DNA segment encodes these proteins:
- a CDS encoding PH domain-containing protein: protein MKRMHKDGLKVLRLRGIIFSLIVALFGIGSTASAYFFDWGIVYPVMIVSAVLVVLAIIFFICITPKYRYAIFRYQFDTHKLFVQKGLFFVKQYKAPLYRIQNVEIEEGWIMRRFNLANILLYTAGGVIQVKLIHKEEAQKLNAFIKQHGMMELYDGDDYVNRDVEDESSHDLK, encoded by the coding sequence ATGAAAAGAATGCATAAAGACGGATTAAAAGTACTGCGATTAAGAGGTATCATCTTTTCATTAATTGTTGCTCTTTTTGGAATAGGCAGCACAGCAAGTGCATATTTCTTTGATTGGGGAATTGTTTACCCTGTTATGATAGTCAGTGCAGTGTTAGTCGTTCTCGCTATTATCTTTTTTATTTGCATTACGCCTAAGTATCGTTATGCCATTTTTAGATATCAATTTGATACACATAAACTATTTGTTCAAAAAGGACTTTTCTTTGTCAAACAGTATAAGGCGCCCCTTTACCGTATACAAAATGTTGAGATTGAGGAAGGATGGATTATGCGCCGTTTCAACCTTGCTAACATTTTGTTATATACCGCAGGTGGTGTGATTCAAGTCAAACTTATTCATAAAGAGGAAGCGCAAAAATTAAACGCCTTTATTAAACAGCATGGTATGATGGAATTATACGATGGAGATGATTACGTAAATAGAGATGTAGAAGATGAATCCTCACACGATTTAAAGTAA
- the cshA gene encoding degradosome RNA helicase CshA produces MQNFTSLGVSEKTAETLESMGFTEPTPIQKDSIPSALKNLDILGQAQTGTGKTGAFGIPLIEKVVGQEGVRALILAPTRELAMQVAEQLREFSRGQKVQVVTVFGGMPIDRQIKSLKRGPQIVVGTPGRVIDHLNRRTLKTQHIETLILDEADEMMNMGFIDDMRYIMDKLPSDNRQTMLFSATMPKAIQELVQKFMKSPQIIKTMNNELSDPQIDEFYTIVKELEKFDTFTNFLDVHQPELAIVFGRTKRRVDELTGALLSKGYKAEGLHGDITQAKRLEVLKKFKNDQIDILVATDVAARGLDISGVSHVYNFDIPQDTESYTHRIGRTGRAGKQGMAVTFVNPIEMDYIRQIEQANRRQMRALRPPHRKEVLRAREEEIKSKVENWMAATKEPRVENIAQQLLEVYDHTELVTALLQELVESNDEVEVQLTFEKPLARKSRQPKNNRKGGGAKRYSKSRRGNKSNFNKKGNTHKEKRDSKVKKGRTFADHQK; encoded by the coding sequence TTGCAAAATTTTACAAGCTTAGGTGTTTCAGAAAAAACAGCTGAAACATTAGAGTCGATGGGATTTACGGAACCTACACCGATACAAAAGGATAGCATTCCATCTGCTCTTAAAAATTTAGATATTTTGGGCCAAGCACAAACGGGCACAGGAAAAACGGGTGCATTTGGTATCCCATTAATTGAAAAAGTAGTAGGCCAAGAAGGTGTCCGCGCACTTATCTTAGCACCGACACGTGAACTTGCAATGCAAGTCGCAGAACAATTACGTGAATTTAGCCGTGGACAAAAAGTTCAAGTCGTGACTGTATTTGGGGGTATGCCGATTGACCGCCAAATTAAATCTTTAAAGCGTGGACCGCAAATTGTAGTAGGGACACCTGGACGTGTGATTGATCATTTGAATCGTCGTACTTTAAAAACACAACATATTGAAACGTTAATATTAGACGAAGCAGATGAAATGATGAATATGGGATTCATTGATGATATGCGTTACATTATGGATAAATTGCCATCTGACAATCGTCAAACAATGCTTTTTTCGGCAACGATGCCAAAAGCAATTCAAGAGTTAGTTCAAAAATTTATGAAATCACCACAAATTATTAAAACGATGAATAATGAACTTTCTGACCCTCAAATTGATGAATTTTATACAATTGTTAAAGAACTTGAAAAGTTTGATACGTTTACAAACTTCTTAGACGTTCACCAACCTGAACTTGCAATTGTATTTGGACGTACGAAACGTCGTGTGGATGAACTTACAGGTGCATTACTTTCAAAAGGTTATAAAGCAGAAGGGTTGCACGGTGACATTACACAAGCTAAACGTCTAGAAGTACTTAAAAAATTCAAAAATGATCAAATTGACATTTTAGTAGCAACAGACGTCGCTGCACGTGGTTTAGATATTTCTGGTGTAAGCCACGTTTATAATTTTGACATTCCTCAAGATACTGAAAGCTATACGCACCGTATTGGACGTACGGGCCGTGCGGGTAAACAAGGTATGGCAGTAACATTTGTTAACCCAATTGAAATGGACTATATCCGTCAAATTGAACAAGCGAACCGTCGCCAAATGCGTGCATTACGTCCGCCGCACCGTAAAGAAGTACTGCGTGCACGTGAAGAAGAAATTAAATCTAAAGTAGAAAATTGGATGGCAGCGACGAAAGAGCCGCGTGTTGAAAACATCGCGCAACAATTATTAGAAGTATACGACCATACTGAATTAGTCACTGCACTTTTACAAGAATTAGTAGAATCAAACGATGAAGTCGAAGTGCAACTTACATTTGAAAAGCCGCTTGCACGTAAAAGTCGTCAACCGAAAAACAACCGTAAAGGTGGCGGTGCAAAGCGTTATTCTAAGTCGCGTCGTGGTAACAAATCAAACTTCAATAAAAAAGGCAACACACATAAAGAAAAACGTGATTCTAAAGTGAAAAAAGGCCGAACATTTGCAGATCATCAAAAATAA
- the acpS gene encoding holo-ACP synthase, with translation MIYGIGVDLVEIDRIKKVLEHQARFPERILSSKELEKYHSFKLERRKVEFLAGRFACKEAMSKALGSGLGQQVAFKDIHCDNDENGKPYIHFKDYKVHVSITHTDHYAMSQVIIEN, from the coding sequence ATGATTTATGGTATTGGTGTCGATTTAGTAGAGATTGACCGCATCAAAAAAGTGTTGGAACACCAAGCGCGTTTTCCAGAGCGTATTCTTTCTAGTAAAGAGCTCGAAAAATATCACTCTTTTAAATTAGAACGCCGAAAAGTTGAATTTTTAGCAGGCCGATTTGCGTGTAAAGAAGCGATGAGCAAAGCTTTAGGCAGTGGTTTAGGACAACAGGTTGCATTTAAAGATATTCATTGTGATAACGATGAAAATGGAAAACCGTACATTCATTTTAAAGATTATAAAGTACATGTTTCAATTACACATACAGATCACTATGCAATGAGCCAAGTAATTATAGAAAATTAA
- a CDS encoding PH domain-containing protein, translating into MDDSMKKGPITTKKYMIQSQCLHLLIDVWFVVGFLFLAIYFHWPIVWLYVIGGLALLDIAIRTVYPLIAYHFYTYRVSESMIEIRHNIWFKQYDAVKIERIQYLESVSNPLSKRHALKQLRVITAGHEIALPYLKVTEIERIEQHCMSHLVRGEDDV; encoded by the coding sequence GTGGATGATTCGATGAAAAAAGGGCCGATAACGACGAAGAAATATATGATTCAAAGCCAATGTCTACACCTTTTAATAGATGTATGGTTTGTAGTAGGGTTTCTATTTTTAGCTATTTATTTTCATTGGCCAATCGTTTGGTTATATGTCATTGGTGGTTTAGCGTTACTTGACATTGCTATTCGTACAGTATATCCATTAATCGCTTATCACTTTTATACGTATCGCGTGAGCGAATCTATGATTGAAATTCGTCACAATATTTGGTTTAAGCAGTATGACGCTGTTAAAATTGAACGAATTCAATATTTGGAAAGTGTTAGCAATCCATTATCAAAACGACACGCGTTAAAACAATTGAGAGTGATTACGGCAGGTCATGAAATTGCGTTGCCTTATTTAAAAGTAACGGAAATAGAAAGGATTGAGCAACATTGTATGTCCCATTTGGTGAGAGGTGAAGATGATGTATAA
- a CDS encoding PH domain-containing protein, with protein sequence MMYNPQKLHPISYVTSVIEAIKSNFLFIIIFVFFQMNRFEWSNPWSYITPAIVATIFVISFILNAMRVYKTRYWIENNYLILTSGVFNLERKELHIKRIQSMDTTQSVVNRIFGGVSLQIKTPSDGIELDTVTKQQSDWIRQEIEKVKAQIESKSSATHDETCDTPQRHKTQVFNEMLYKLSNKNLLLMAMTSGAILVTFVAVAPIISTLQDVIDWSWLFGSVNHILQNQIYSILLTISVIILISYFIGILITMIKYYGYTLHREGAYLHIRYGLFNIRRLTVPITRIQAAVEERSFVRSLFGYTAYAFIITSEQVVKEDDNADGKVMILPFIKQKEARNIISDIVPHLNFNAIPEGLPWQGFHRRFWIVSLILLIGAGIGHYYFSAWLWLPALVIVTYLIIHSYIAVKKSGTTMNGNQISVKQVTLFGFRVSHFKLEKVIGYHQAAHPLMARANLSHFEFLLAKGATHQSVGIRFEDAKRVKAYRQWYLKGAVDNEKNA encoded by the coding sequence ATGATGTATAATCCTCAAAAATTACATCCGATATCGTATGTTACAAGCGTGATTGAAGCGATAAAAAGCAATTTTTTATTTATCATTATTTTTGTGTTCTTTCAGATGAATCGTTTTGAGTGGTCGAATCCGTGGAGTTATATCACACCTGCTATTGTAGCGACTATATTTGTTATAAGTTTTATACTTAACGCAATGAGAGTGTATAAAACACGTTATTGGATTGAAAATAATTATTTGATTCTCACATCTGGAGTATTTAACCTCGAGCGCAAAGAGTTACATATTAAGCGGATTCAATCAATGGATACGACACAATCTGTCGTAAATCGAATTTTTGGCGGCGTCAGTTTGCAAATTAAAACACCGAGTGACGGGATTGAACTTGATACCGTCACGAAACAACAAAGTGACTGGATTCGTCAAGAAATTGAAAAAGTAAAAGCTCAAATTGAAAGTAAATCATCTGCCACTCATGATGAAACATGTGATACGCCTCAAAGGCATAAGACGCAAGTTTTTAATGAGATGTTATACAAGTTATCGAACAAAAATTTACTATTAATGGCAATGACAAGTGGGGCAATTTTGGTCACGTTTGTTGCTGTTGCGCCTATCATTAGTACACTTCAAGATGTCATCGATTGGTCTTGGTTGTTTGGCAGTGTTAATCATATATTACAAAATCAAATCTATTCGATATTATTAACTATAAGTGTCATCATATTAATCAGCTACTTTATAGGAATTTTGATTACGATGATTAAATATTATGGCTATACGTTACATCGAGAAGGCGCGTATTTACATATTCGTTATGGATTGTTTAATATACGTCGTCTCACAGTGCCGATTACGCGTATACAAGCTGCCGTCGAAGAAAGGTCTTTCGTGAGAAGTCTATTTGGCTACACAGCTTATGCTTTTATTATTACGAGCGAGCAAGTGGTGAAAGAGGATGACAATGCGGATGGCAAAGTGATGATTTTACCATTTATTAAACAAAAAGAGGCGAGAAATATTATTTCTGATATTGTGCCACACCTTAATTTTAACGCTATCCCAGAAGGTTTGCCTTGGCAAGGCTTTCATCGTCGCTTTTGGATAGTAAGTCTTATTTTATTAATTGGTGCAGGGATAGGTCATTATTATTTTAGTGCTTGGCTATGGTTACCTGCGCTTGTGATTGTTACTTATTTAATTATTCATAGCTATATTGCCGTTAAAAAGTCTGGCACAACGATGAATGGCAATCAGATATCAGTTAAACAAGTGACGCTCTTTGGTTTTAGAGTTTCACATTTCAAACTTGAAAAAGTCATTGGTTACCATCAAGCAGCACATCCTTTAATGGCGCGAGCAAACCTCAGTCATTTTGAATTTCTGCTTGCTAAAGGTGCTACCCATCAATCAGTAGGCATTCGATTTGAAGATGCTAAACGTGTGAAAGCTTATCGACAATGGTATTTGAAGGGGGCAGTAGATAATGAAAAGAATGCATAA
- the alr gene encoding alanine racemase produces MSEKYYRSTELTINLEAITQNYFALANLHPNKMIMPVVKANAYGLGSVPIAQHLRALGAEFFCVATLDEAIELRMHGIKEKILILSSVPPHAINKAIQHRVAIGVPSKAWLEEAISLIDDEAKKTVWMHVKLDTGMNRLGIKNKDTYQEVIHLIEQHPNLKFEGVFSHFASADVDNETSNRQYEHFKSLVESTERPPIVHIQNSAGALRFDPSICNAFRPGIALYGYYPSPFIEEKATAKLTPSVEWTSSITQVKSLDAGESIGYGETFTAEQPMTIALLPVGYADGYLRSMQGSYVEVNGTQCEVVGRVSMDQTAIHVPEHTHPGDVATLITAKAHTPQAVEALAEKQNSINYEVLCNLGRRVARVYKSQQLSEISNELLK; encoded by the coding sequence ATGTCAGAAAAATATTACCGTTCAACAGAACTAACGATTAATTTAGAAGCAATTACGCAAAACTATTTTGCGTTAGCAAACTTACATCCCAATAAAATGATAATGCCTGTTGTAAAAGCAAATGCTTATGGATTGGGGAGTGTTCCGATTGCACAACATTTGAGAGCATTAGGCGCTGAATTTTTTTGCGTTGCCACATTAGATGAAGCCATTGAATTGCGCATGCACGGTATTAAGGAAAAAATTCTTATTTTATCAAGTGTTCCACCGCATGCGATTAATAAAGCAATTCAACATCGTGTGGCAATAGGTGTTCCTTCTAAAGCATGGCTTGAGGAGGCTATTTCACTTATTGATGATGAAGCCAAGAAAACCGTTTGGATGCACGTGAAACTTGATACAGGTATGAATCGTTTAGGTATTAAAAATAAAGATACGTATCAAGAAGTCATTCATTTGATTGAACAACATCCAAATTTAAAATTTGAAGGTGTTTTCTCACATTTTGCTTCAGCAGATGTTGATAACGAAACATCTAATAGACAATATGAGCACTTTAAATCATTAGTGGAAAGTACAGAGAGACCACCTATTGTACATATTCAAAATTCAGCAGGCGCTTTACGTTTTGATCCATCGATTTGTAACGCTTTTCGACCAGGTATTGCTCTGTATGGATACTATCCGTCTCCATTTATCGAAGAGAAAGCAACTGCAAAACTAACGCCATCAGTGGAATGGACATCAAGTATTACGCAAGTAAAAAGCTTAGATGCAGGCGAATCGATAGGTTATGGAGAGACGTTTACAGCAGAACAACCGATGACGATAGCGCTACTACCTGTGGGTTATGCAGATGGCTACTTAAGAAGTATGCAAGGAAGTTATGTAGAGGTGAACGGGACGCAATGTGAAGTTGTTGGCCGTGTAAGTATGGATCAAACAGCCATACATGTTCCTGAACACACGCATCCAGGAGATGTAGCGACACTTATAACGGCTAAAGCACATACCCCACAAGCGGTTGAAGCATTAGCAGAAAAGCAAAATTCAATTAATTATGAAGTACTATGTAACTTAGGAAGACGTGTCGCAAGAGTGTACAAATCTCAACAATTGAGTGAAATATCCAACGAATTGTTAAAATAG